The Piliocolobus tephrosceles isolate RC106 chromosome 2, ASM277652v3, whole genome shotgun sequence genome window below encodes:
- the LOC111534378 gene encoding elongation factor 1-alpha 1-like isoform X1 has translation MGKEKTHINIVIIGHVDSGKSTTTGHLSYKCGGIEKRTIEKFEKEAAGMGKGSFKYAWVLDKLKAERERGITIDISLWKFETNKYYVTIIDAPGHRDFIKNMITGTSQADCAVLIVAAGVGEFEAGISKNGQTREHALLAYTLGVKQLIVGVNKMDSTEPPYSQKRYEEIVKEVSTYIKKIGYNPDIVAFVPISGWNGDNMLEPSANMPWFKGWKVTRKDGNASGTTLLEALDCILPPTRPTDKPLSLPLQDVYKIGGIGTVPVGRVETGVLKPGMVVTFAPVYVTTEVKSVEMHHEVLNEALPGDSVGFNVKNVSVKDVRRGNIAGDSKNDPPMEAAGFTAQVIILNHPGQISAGYVPVLDCHTAHIAGKFAELKENIDHRSGKKLEDGPKFLKSGDAAIVNMVPGKPMCVDSFSDYPPLGRFAVRDMRQIVVVGVIKAVDKKAAGAGKVTKSAQKAQKAK, from the coding sequence atgggaaaggaaaagacTCATATCAACATTGTCATCATTGGACACGTAGATTCGGGCAAGTCCACCACTACTGGCCATCTGAGCTACAAATGCGGCGGCATCGAGAAAAGAACCATTGAAAAATTTGAGAAGGAGGCTGCTGGTATGGGAAAGGGCTCCTTCAAGTATGCCTGGGTCTTGGATAAACTGAAAGCTGAGCGGGAACGTGGTATCACCATTGATATCTCCTTGTGGAAATTTGAGACCAACAAGTATTATGTGACTATCATTGATGCCCCAGGACACAGAGACTTCATCAAAAACATGATTACAGGGACATCTCAGGCTGACTGTGCTGTCCTGATTGTTGCTGCTGGTGTTGGTGAATTTGAAGCTGGTATCTCCAAGAATGGGCAGACCCGAGAGCATGCTCTTCTGGCTTACACACTGGGTGTGAAACAACTAATTGTTGGTGTTAACAAAATGGATTCCACTGAGCCACCCTACAGCCAGAAGAGATATGAGGAAATTGTTAAGGAAGTCAGCACTTACATTAAGAAAATTGGCTACAACCCCGATATAGTAGCATTTGTGCCAATTTCTGGTTGGAATGGTGACAACATGCTGGAGCCAAGTGCTAACATGCCTTGGTTCAAGGGATGGAAGGTCACCCGTAAGGATGGCAATGCCAGTGGAACCACACTGCTTGAGGCTCTGGACTGCATCCTACCACCAACTCGTCCAACTGACAAGCCCTTAAGCCTGCCTCTCCAGGATGTCTACAAAATTGGTGGTATTGGTACTGTTCCTGTTGGCCGAGTGGAGACTGGTGTTCTCAAACCCGGTATGgtggtcacctttgctccagtctATGTTACAACTGAAGTAAAATCTGTTGAAATGCACCATGAAGTTTTGAATGAAGCTCTTCCTGGGGACAGTGTGGGCTTCAATGTCAAGAATGTGTCTGTCAAGGATGTTCGTCGTGGCAACATTGCTGGTGACAGCAAAAACGACCCACCAATGGAAGCAGCTGGCTTCACTGCTCAGGTGATTATCCTGAACCATCCAGGCCAAATAAGTGCTGGCTATGTCCCTGTATTAGATTGCCACACGGCTCACATTGCAGGCAAGTTTGCTGAGCTGAAGGAAAATATTGATCACCGTTCTGGTAAAAAACTGGAAGATGGCCCTAAATTCTTGAAGTCTGGTGATGCTGCCATTGTTAATATGGTTCCTGGCAAGCCCATGTGTGTTGACAGCTTCTCAGACTATCCACCTTTGGGTCGCTTTGCAGTTCGTGATATGAGGCAGATAGTTGTGGTGGGTGTCATCAAAGCAGTGGACAAGAAGGCTGCTGGAGCTGGCAAGGTCACCAAGTCTGCCCAGAAAGCTCAGAAGGCTAAATGA
- the LOC111534378 gene encoding elongation factor 1-alpha 1-like isoform X2 → MGKEKTHINIVIIGHVDSGKSTTTGHLSYKCGGIEKRTIEKFEKEAAGMGKGSFKYAWVLDKLKAERERGITIDISLWKFETNKYYVTIIDAPGHRDFIKNMITGTSQADCAVLIVAAGVGEFEAGISKNGQTREHALLAYTLGVKQLIVGVNKMDSTEPPYSQKRYEEIVKEVSTYIKKIGYNPDIVAFVPISGWNGDNMLEPSANMPWFKGWKVTRKDGNASGTTLLEALDCILPPTRPTDKPLSLPLQDVYKIGGIGTVPVGRVETGVLKPGMVVTFAPVYVTTEVKSVEMHHEVLNEALPGDSVGFNVKNVSVKDVRRGNIAVRDMRQIVVVGVIKAVDKKAAGAGKVTKSAQKAQKAK, encoded by the exons atgggaaaggaaaagacTCATATCAACATTGTCATCATTGGACACGTAGATTCGGGCAAGTCCACCACTACTGGCCATCTGAGCTACAAATGCGGCGGCATCGAGAAAAGAACCATTGAAAAATTTGAGAAGGAGGCTGCTGGTATGGGAAAGGGCTCCTTCAAGTATGCCTGGGTCTTGGATAAACTGAAAGCTGAGCGGGAACGTGGTATCACCATTGATATCTCCTTGTGGAAATTTGAGACCAACAAGTATTATGTGACTATCATTGATGCCCCAGGACACAGAGACTTCATCAAAAACATGATTACAGGGACATCTCAGGCTGACTGTGCTGTCCTGATTGTTGCTGCTGGTGTTGGTGAATTTGAAGCTGGTATCTCCAAGAATGGGCAGACCCGAGAGCATGCTCTTCTGGCTTACACACTGGGTGTGAAACAACTAATTGTTGGTGTTAACAAAATGGATTCCACTGAGCCACCCTACAGCCAGAAGAGATATGAGGAAATTGTTAAGGAAGTCAGCACTTACATTAAGAAAATTGGCTACAACCCCGATATAGTAGCATTTGTGCCAATTTCTGGTTGGAATGGTGACAACATGCTGGAGCCAAGTGCTAACATGCCTTGGTTCAAGGGATGGAAGGTCACCCGTAAGGATGGCAATGCCAGTGGAACCACACTGCTTGAGGCTCTGGACTGCATCCTACCACCAACTCGTCCAACTGACAAGCCCTTAAGCCTGCCTCTCCAGGATGTCTACAAAATTGGTGGTATTGGTACTGTTCCTGTTGGCCGAGTGGAGACTGGTGTTCTCAAACCCGGTATGgtggtcacctttgctccagtctATGTTACAACTGAAGTAAAATCTGTTGAAATGCACCATGAAGTTTTGAATGAAGCTCTTCCTGGGGACAGTGTGGGCTTCAATGTCAAGAATGTGTCTGTCAAGGATGTTCGTCGTGGCAACATTGCTG TTCGTGATATGAGGCAGATAGTTGTGGTGGGTGTCATCAAAGCAGTGGACAAGAAGGCTGCTGGAGCTGGCAAGGTCACCAAGTCTGCCCAGAAAGCTCAGAAGGCTAAATGA